The Sphingobacteriales bacterium genome has a segment encoding these proteins:
- a CDS encoding amidohydrolase yields the protein MPPTTKDLRLALVQSDLHWENAAANRAALTLQLEAIQEADIIILPEMFATGFTMNAAACAETLQGESLQWLQAQAAAKQCAVCGSLIIAENGKFYNRFVFCDEQGNIHSYNKRHLFRMGNEHHTYTAGTQAVVFSYKGWRICPQICYDLRFPVWSRQPANPYDLLLYVANWPQMRRFAWRTLLRARAIENQTFVCAVNRVGTDGKGVYHSGDSAIIDFRGDTLTEAQHQSSIVQAQLSWSALQRFREEFPAWQDADSFSIAADE from the coding sequence ATGCCCCCGACAACAAAGGACCTGCGCTTGGCTTTGGTGCAAAGTGATTTGCACTGGGAAAATGCCGCCGCCAACCGCGCCGCCCTCACGCTGCAATTAGAGGCAATACAAGAAGCCGATATTATCATCTTGCCCGAAATGTTTGCCACCGGCTTCACGATGAACGCCGCCGCCTGTGCCGAAACACTTCAGGGCGAGTCGCTGCAATGGCTGCAAGCGCAAGCCGCCGCCAAACAATGCGCCGTGTGCGGCAGCCTCATTATAGCCGAAAACGGAAAATTTTACAATCGCTTTGTTTTTTGCGATGAACAGGGAAATATCCACAGCTACAACAAACGCCACCTTTTTCGTATGGGCAACGAACACCATACCTACACCGCCGGCACGCAAGCTGTTGTTTTTTCTTATAAAGGCTGGCGCATCTGCCCGCAAATATGCTACGATTTGCGTTTTCCGGTGTGGAGTCGCCAACCCGCCAATCCCTACGATCTACTGCTGTATGTAGCCAATTGGCCTCAGATGCGGCGTTTTGCGTGGCGCACCCTGCTGCGTGCCCGCGCCATCGAAAACCAAACTTTTGTGTGCGCCGTCAATCGCGTAGGCACTGACGGCAAGGGCGTGTATCACAGCGGCGACAGTGCCATTATTGATTTCAGAGGCGATACCCTCACCGAAGCACAGCACCAGAGCAGCATCGTACAGGCGCAGTTGTCGTGGTCGGCTTTGCAGCGTTTTCGGGAGGAGTTTCCGGCGTGGCAAGATGCCGATTCCTTTTCAATTGCAGCAGACGAATAG
- a CDS encoding nucleotide pyrophosphohydrolase: MHQELTLRAAQQQVDEWIKNIGVRYFNELTNTAILMEEVGEVARLMARIYGEQSFKNSDEAKNLPDEMADVLFVLICLANQCKIDLTEALQRNLEKKTQRDRQRHRNNPKLSDK; this comes from the coding sequence ATGCACCAAGAACTTACTTTGCGCGCCGCCCAACAACAAGTAGATGAGTGGATAAAAAATATAGGAGTGCGCTATTTCAACGAGCTTACCAATACCGCCATTTTGATGGAAGAGGTCGGCGAAGTAGCGCGGCTGATGGCGCGTATCTATGGCGAGCAATCATTTAAAAACAGCGACGAGGCAAAAAACCTGCCCGATGAAATGGCAGATGTGCTTTTTGTGTTGATATGTCTCGCCAATCAATGTAAAATAGACTTAACAGAGGCATTGCAACGCAATTTGGAGAAGAAAACCCAAAGAGACCGCCAAAGACACCGCAACAATCCGAAATTATCAGATAAATAA
- a CDS encoding restriction endonuclease subunit S: MKDIIEIKITQKEYNSKDEFKQASDDLKTQKKNAEKRIKELDLLVLQESRKLAKADFNYQIFMYEAEKVGITATGDDCENELIEVAKVYKQFLNNETVKLEKSAIVEYKDLTRWDAKNYLYTLTSVYELKKLKNYIYEHSEKVKLFDFPDENFDILGVTNREGVYLNLTEKGETFNQPYKKVRAGELVYNSYRVNVGSIGIVDEEFDNMYISPAYVVFGVKEGLLNEYLYLVLSSDWFNPFLRAATSGSVRQNLTFDLLGELEIPLPDLDKQKEIVNEWINLKEQQRKLKDTMFDFKNNLSKTILK, from the coding sequence TTGAAAGACATCATAGAAATCAAAATTACTCAAAAAGAATATAATTCAAAAGATGAATTTAAACAAGCATCTGATGATTTAAAAACTCAAAAGAAAAATGCAGAAAAGCGAATAAAAGAATTAGATTTACTTGTATTGCAAGAAAGTAGAAAATTAGCAAAAGCTGATTTCAATTATCAAATTTTTATGTATGAAGCCGAAAAGGTTGGTATTACAGCAACAGGCGATGATTGTGAAAACGAATTGATTGAAGTAGCAAAAGTTTATAAACAATTTCTAAATAATGAAACTGTAAAACTTGAAAAAAGTGCAATTGTAGAATACAAAGATTTAACACGTTGGGACGCAAAAAATTATTTATACACATTAACATCTGTATATGAACTAAAAAAACTTAAGAATTATATATATGAACACAGCGAAAAAGTTAAATTATTTGATTTTCCTGATGAAAATTTTGATATTCTTGGAGTTACTAATCGTGAAGGAGTTTATCTTAATTTAACAGAAAAAGGAGAAACATTTAATCAACCATATAAAAAAGTAAGGGCAGGCGAATTGGTGTATAACTCTTATCGTGTTAATGTCGGCTCAATTGGAATTGTTGATGAAGAGTTTGATAATATGTATATTAGTCCGGCTTACGTAGTTTTTGGAGTAAAAGAAGGTTTATTAAATGAATATTTATATTTGGTGCTTTCGTCAGATTGGTTTAATCCGTTTTTACGTGCAGCAACATCTGGTTCAGTTCGTCAAAACTTAACATTTGACTTGCTTGGTGAATTAGAAATTCCATTACCGGATTTAGATAAGCAAAAAGAGATTGTAAATGAATGGATTAACTTAAAAGAACAGCAAAGAAAGTTAAAAGATACTATGTTTGATTTTAAAAACAATCTTTCAAAAACTATTTTAAAATAA
- the nusB gene encoding transcription antitermination factor NusB, whose product MYSRRLLRVKALQALYAYEINALPLGTYDNVIKKSVGDTFAQYIYLLHLLTEIAGYAQQYHHTQESRNVQSEADLRPVHLLAANPYIEAILKHEAYQKALKTYSFGSLYDRDFIKQLFGEISDKTGFVSYINQKNPSIEEHHKVVKLILKRSFLENETFWENISEHFTCWDDDCDVVVNKFATSLNEFFEGFPRPLHIFPFNFKEAEDFTLHLFHQVALNDEALQKIISPKYKNWEEERVNKIDTILLKLALAELLYFPEIPSKVSINEYVEISKEYSTPKSKDFLNGILDVLMKELEREGKIKKVGRGLR is encoded by the coding sequence ATGTACAGTCGCCGCCTATTGCGCGTAAAAGCTCTCCAAGCTTTATATGCTTACGAAATCAACGCGCTTCCTTTGGGAACTTACGACAATGTTATTAAAAAAAGTGTGGGAGATACTTTTGCACAGTATATATATCTGCTGCATTTGCTCACCGAGATAGCAGGCTACGCCCAGCAGTATCACCACACGCAGGAGTCGCGCAATGTGCAGAGCGAAGCCGATTTGCGTCCGGTGCATTTGCTGGCAGCGAACCCGTATATAGAGGCAATCCTCAAGCACGAAGCCTATCAGAAAGCCCTTAAAACTTATTCGTTCGGCAGCTTGTACGACCGCGATTTTATCAAGCAATTATTTGGTGAAATTTCCGACAAAACGGGTTTTGTGTCTTATATCAACCAAAAAAATCCCAGCATTGAGGAGCATCACAAAGTCGTTAAACTGATTTTGAAGCGGTCTTTTTTGGAAAATGAGACCTTTTGGGAAAATATAAGCGAGCATTTTACCTGTTGGGACGATGACTGCGATGTAGTGGTGAATAAATTTGCTACTTCGCTCAACGAATTTTTTGAAGGGTTTCCGCGTCCTTTGCATATTTTTCCTTTCAATTTCAAAGAAGCGGAAGATTTTACGCTCCATTTATTTCATCAGGTAGCACTCAACGACGAGGCACTTCAGAAAATCATCAGCCCCAAATATAAAAACTGGGAGGAGGAGCGCGTGAATAAAATAGATACGATTTTGCTCAAATTAGCACTCGCCGAATTGTTGTATTTTCCCGAAATTCCCTCCAAAGTATCCATCAACGAATATGTGGAGATTTCAAAAGAATACAGCACTCCGAAAAGTAAAGATTTTTTGAACGGTATTTTGGACGTGCTGATGAAAGAATTGGAGCGCGAAGGAAAAATAAAAAAAGTGGGGCGCGGTTTGCGCTGA
- a CDS encoding D-tyrosyl-tRNA(Tyr) deacylase: MRAVIQRVSEASVSIEGKIKGEIAGGLLVLLGIEEADTEADIQYLSKKIVQLRIFGDEEGKMNHSVQDSGGDILLISQFTLHASTQKGNRPSFIKAAKPATAIPLYEAFKKTVAEYLGKPVACGEFGADMKVKLLNDGPVTIVMDSKNRE, translated from the coding sequence ATGCGAGCAGTTATTCAAAGGGTGAGCGAAGCCTCCGTGAGCATTGAAGGAAAAATAAAAGGCGAAATTGCCGGAGGCCTGTTGGTATTGCTCGGCATTGAAGAAGCCGACACCGAAGCCGACATTCAATATTTAAGTAAAAAAATAGTGCAGTTGCGTATTTTTGGCGATGAGGAAGGAAAAATGAACCATTCTGTACAGGATAGCGGCGGCGACATATTGCTCATCAGTCAGTTTACGCTGCACGCCTCCACCCAAAAAGGCAATCGCCCTTCTTTCATCAAAGCCGCCAAACCCGCTACCGCCATTCCTTTATACGAAGCGTTTAAAAAAACTGTGGCTGAATATTTGGGAAAACCCGTAGCCTGCGGCGAATTTGGAGCAGATATGAAAGTAAAATTGCTCAATGACGGTCCCGTGACAATTGTGATGGATTCTAAAAACAGAGAATAA
- a CDS encoding class I SAM-dependent methyltransferase: protein MKPPKDYIDINRRSWNKKTDIHVTSEFYDLPAFLQGKSSLNDIELNLLGDIKGKSILHLQCHFGQDTISLSRLGARVVGVDLSDKAIAKAREIALQTQSDAEFICCNLYDLPQYVTQQNFDIVFTSYGTIGWLPDLDKWATIIATCLKPDGRFVLVDFHPVVWMFDDNFEKIAYNYFNTGAIVETLSGTYADPTANITQQYVMWNHSLSEIISSLIRSQLEIQHFGELDYSPYNCFRHTIETAPKKYRIRHLDNKIPMLFSIAAAKKL from the coding sequence ATGAAGCCTCCAAAAGATTATATCGACATCAACCGCCGGTCGTGGAACAAAAAAACCGACATTCATGTAACCTCTGAATTTTACGACCTCCCCGCTTTTTTGCAGGGAAAAAGCTCTTTGAACGACATAGAATTGAACCTGCTCGGCGATATAAAAGGAAAAAGCATCTTGCACCTGCAATGCCATTTCGGGCAGGATACCATTTCGCTGAGTCGGCTCGGTGCAAGGGTGGTCGGGGTGGATTTGTCGGATAAAGCCATCGCTAAAGCCCGCGAAATCGCCCTGCAAACACAGTCCGATGCCGAATTTATTTGCTGCAACCTCTACGATTTGCCGCAGTATGTAACACAACAAAATTTTGATATTGTTTTTACAAGTTATGGAACAATCGGCTGGCTGCCCGATTTGGATAAATGGGCAACTATTATCGCCACTTGTTTAAAACCGGACGGACGCTTTGTATTGGTAGATTTTCATCCGGTAGTGTGGATGTTTGACGATAATTTTGAAAAAATCGCCTACAACTATTTCAACACCGGAGCCATCGTAGAAACCCTGAGCGGAACTTATGCCGACCCCACCGCCAATATCACACAGCAATATGTCATGTGGAATCACAGCTTGTCCGAAATCATCAGCAGCTTAATTCGCAGCCAACTCGAAATTCAGCACTTCGGCGAGTTGGATTATTCGCCCTACAACTGCTTCAGGCATACTATTGAAACAGCACCCAAAAAATACAGAATCCGCCATTTGGATAATAAAATTCCGATGTTGTTTTCCATCGCTGCCGCCAAAAAGTTATAA
- a CDS encoding N-6 DNA methylase, whose product MLKILEENDKIYSHIRKKWLVKKPEEVIRQNFVLQLVNNYGYSLEQMLEEENLTGRGSAQARADIVIYRHFNDIKLNNNPLIIVECKAESIIIFEKDYLQGELYARIHNAPFFVTHNNLETRFWRVKKDKSPGYREEIENIPTARANDKEIEELFSKLKVFRQGEFRDILKSCHNIIRNNEKLDPTIAFDEIAKILFMKVYAERNLKAEKSQNIFSLDWVEKAEVYTKNFISKTFDDTKTEFGKSAIFKPDEKINLNNTTIKAIIQKLEKYNLSETSVDTKGIAFESFLSDTFLRGKLGQFFTPRPVVEFMVEMINPQENQIVCDPACGSGGFLIKFFQDVQQKIYQSLNDEYLKIKTEIENNNSFSEQEKDVKILELFTKLEKNSDITNKDTRVFNLANNCIFGIDANERAARTAKMNMIMHGDGHGGIHHGDGFLNINDAITDNKFDVVLTNPPFGMKTTDKDILKLFQLPKSNSITTQVLFLERSINLLKEKGKLAIVLPNGLFNNPKEEFVREFTENNGYILATVSLPRETFLSSDADVNCSLLFFKNSQKKKKQIGKTF is encoded by the coding sequence ATGCTAAAAATATTAGAAGAAAACGATAAAATATACAGCCATATACGTAAAAAATGGTTAGTTAAAAAGCCGGAAGAAGTTATAAGACAAAATTTTGTTTTACAACTTGTTAATAATTATGGATATTCACTTGAACAAATGTTGGAAGAAGAAAATTTGACAGGTCGGGGTTCAGCACAAGCACGAGCAGATATTGTTATTTATAGACATTTCAATGATATTAAACTCAATAATAATCCTTTAATTATTGTTGAATGTAAAGCTGAAAGTATTATTATTTTTGAAAAAGATTATTTACAAGGCGAATTATATGCACGTATCCATAATGCACCGTTTTTTGTAACTCACAATAATTTAGAAACGAGATTTTGGCGAGTAAAAAAAGATAAATCACCCGGATATAGAGAAGAAATTGAGAATATTCCAACCGCAAGAGCAAATGATAAAGAAATTGAAGAGTTATTTTCTAAACTAAAAGTTTTTAGACAGGGAGAGTTTAGAGATATTTTGAAATCTTGTCATAATATTATTCGTAATAATGAAAAGTTAGACCCAACTATTGCTTTTGACGAAATTGCGAAAATTTTATTTATGAAAGTTTACGCAGAAAGAAATTTAAAAGCAGAAAAAAGTCAAAATATTTTCAGTTTAGATTGGGTAGAAAAAGCAGAAGTTTATACAAAAAATTTTATTTCAAAAACTTTTGATGATACAAAAACAGAATTTGGAAAAAGTGCAATTTTTAAGCCCGACGAAAAAATTAATTTGAATAACACTACAATAAAAGCAATTATTCAAAAATTAGAAAAATACAATTTATCCGAAACATCGGTAGATACAAAAGGAATTGCCTTTGAAAGTTTTTTAAGTGATACTTTTTTGAGAGGAAAATTAGGTCAATTTTTCACACCACGTCCTGTTGTTGAGTTTATGGTTGAAATGATTAATCCACAAGAAAATCAAATAGTTTGCGACCCCGCTTGCGGTAGTGGCGGTTTTCTTATTAAATTTTTTCAAGATGTGCAACAAAAAATATATCAATCGTTAAACGATGAATATTTAAAGATTAAAACAGAAATTGAAAATAATAACAGTTTTTCGGAACAAGAAAAAGATGTTAAAATATTAGAATTATTTACGAAATTAGAGAAAAATAGTGATATAACGAACAAAGATACAAGAGTATTTAATTTAGCAAATAATTGTATTTTTGGAATTGACGCTAACGAACGTGCGGCAAGAACCGCAAAAATGAATATGATTATGCACGGAGACGGACACGGAGGCATACATCATGGCGATGGCTTTTTAAATATTAATGATGCAATTACGGATAATAAATTTGATGTAGTTTTAACAAATCCACCTTTTGGAATGAAAACTACTGATAAAGATATTTTAAAATTATTTCAATTACCTAAAAGCAATAGTATTACAACACAAGTTTTATTTTTAGAACGTTCCATTAATTTATTAAAAGAAAAAGGCAAATTAGCAATAGTTTTGCCAAACGGACTTTTTAATAACCCCAAAGAAGAATTTGTTAGAGAATTTACAGAAAATAATGGATATATATTAGCAACTGTTTCATTACCAAGAGAAACATTTTTGTCAAGTGATGCAGATGTAAACTGTTCTTTATTGTTTTTCAAAAATTCACAAAAGAAGAAGAAACAAATTGGCAAAACCTTTTAA
- the yajC gene encoding preprotein translocase subunit YajC yields the protein MLLFLLQAGASGLMIQILPFLLIFVVFYFFILRPQSKRMQEQQAFTNNLKKGDKVVTTGGIHGRVQQIDEQTLVLQVDVSTKIRVEKSALSAELSKAVAAKDDSITPAAS from the coding sequence ATGTTGTTGTTCTTATTACAAGCCGGAGCGAGCGGTTTAATGATTCAAATACTCCCTTTTTTACTCATATTTGTTGTGTTTTATTTTTTTATTCTGCGCCCTCAAAGCAAGCGTATGCAGGAGCAGCAAGCATTTACGAATAACCTCAAAAAAGGTGATAAAGTGGTGACAACAGGCGGCATACACGGCAGAGTACAGCAAATAGATGAGCAAACCCTCGTGCTGCAAGTAGATGTAAGCACCAAAATACGGGTGGAAAAATCGGCACTTTCGGCAGAACTCAGCAAAGCCGTCGCCGCCAAAGACGACAGCATCACGCCTGCGGCTTCTTAG